The stretch of DNA taattatattacttttaaatatatttgtagagTTATGCCTCTCTATTTTACAccaataatcattttttttatcatgacatacatttcaaattaaaatttatttagtaatttagACACTTATCTCAACCatatattagaattaaaaacTAATAGCACTCAATTTACTTGAATTAAGgcataatataatgataaaaagtgagagacttttaaaaatgtcAAGAACAATAATCATTGAGGAGAAGGCATAATAATCCACAAGATTTCCCACCAAGAAACACAATCAAATAAAGGTCACGAAAAAGCATTTGATCAATGCGATGTCTTTTTGTGAATGGCCTCTGTTTCCACGTCTTTCTTGTCTGTTGTTCTTCATTTTCTATACCATCATTTCTGCGTTGGCACGAGCAAATGATTATGAGAGGGATTAAGGCTAAGAGTTGCATAAAAAGGTAGAAAAGAGTGGAAAAGCTGACACGTACATTTCACATTTATGATATTGTTTGATTATGCTAAATACTCTGGTATCTATAGTTTCATATCTTTTACAAATCAAGGTAACAACTAGTATTAGATTTATCTAATTGAGAACAAAATCTAGGCATGTAGCTGCATAAATTACTCAACctactctttttttttacctaGTCAAGTTATACCTAACTCAATATCTCAAAACTAGATGATgattatattttacttattatatattacagTATTATACATTGATGTGAGattttttgtacttttaaaAGTCTTGTATTGTACCAATGAACATTGGAACCAGTTGGTAGTACTGATAGCTGATATAGTGTGGAACAGAAAAGGAATGGAGAGTAGCTGACAATGTTATAGATATCTTCTGTAATGGGGCCTCCACTCCATTAAAGTCTGCATGAGCATGACATGCAGAAGCAGAAAAGAACTTTGAGGACAATTACTTTTGTATGTATAATGAACCTAGGTAACAATAGTAGAAAGTGGATAAATCATTAATTACAAAACATTGCTGATTGCTTATTTAATGTGTCTTAGTTTATTAAGAATTGTAGTTGTGTTTGCCGGGGAGTTTTTGTCAACCtgtcatcatattcatactcaAATTTCATTGAAGCAAAAAGTTACATTGATACCAAATCAAAGGTTTGTTTGATGCAAGTGATGGAAATCTAGTACGGAAAAATGTCATCTGGGGAAGTGTCTCAAGAAAGGAACACCCATAAAGAAGTGTTCTTCGGAGAAATCTGTAGTTTCCTGATTCGGTGTGTTGGGTTTCTGCAAAtgggttttgttttgttgtgatGTGAGTGAAATAGAGGGAGAAGCAAGGTCCTTGTTCAGCACATTATCCATTGATTTGATCAAATTGTTTTCTTGGGTCAGGTATCAAGCCATGTTCTTGCACATGCATTCGACAAGTCCAAGGCTTTGAGGTTGTAAATATTCTCGGAAAACAAACAGCTTTGCTATCTCCAAGAGAATCAGATGCAGATAATGAATAATATAAGGTTTCATGTCagagaaaaatagaagaaacaACTGGTTTGAACTTGATCTTCCAAGAACCAGACATCACCACACATCACCCTTATCAGGTTTGATGAAAAAgaacttgttttttttctttggggTTCTGATCATGATCTTACGAGTCTTCTTGTCATTGAAAAGCTAAAAAATTTCCTCCTTAGCGAATGATCATGGTGAAAGTAACAAAGCAACAGATCTGTCACAAGCTGTGTTCAAACTTTTGCAGTTTGTTGTCACCAATCCTTCTGGTTCTTGTCCTTCtattttcacttttcattttcttttcactttctGAATCCTCTCCTTCCCTTCTCACCCTACTGATTGCTCTTCTATCTACCATGTTTCTTGTCACaatgacaaagaaaaaaggGTTCTTACATGAAAATCTCGTCCAAGATAACCAGAAGAAATTGGAAGTAGAGCTTTCATTAGGAGATATTACAACCCAACAAAGTGAAACTGCTCAGAACCAAGTTGAAGCAAAGTCAGAGTCCTCGTTTTTATTAGATAGTGAAAGCAGAAACATCACTGATAAAGGCTTTGAACTCATTGCTGAGGAGTATGAGCAACAAGCTGATCCAAAATCAGATACTTCACTTCCATCTGATTCTGAAAGCAACACCAGCTCAACCATGAGTGAAGAGAGTACTGAGATTCGTCACTGTAGAAATCAAAATCTTGGTATATCTGATAAATTGGCGTTTGATAGTGATGATTATGATGAGGATGAGGATGGCTTGATTGAAATCAAACTTCCAAACAACCACTTTTCAGAGTTGTGGCCAGAATGTTTTTTCAAACAGCAAGGTTTCACAGAGCTCTTGGCAGAAATTAATGAGATGAATGAGGATGAAAACCTAATTGAGATTGATATCTACAAGGGATCCACAAAACACCAAGATTTGAGATTGGAGAAGGAGTTGGTTTGTTGAGGAAATCGTTGTTTTCGATTAATACTAATTTTTGTCTTGAAGTTTAGCATAATTTTGTTCTATTTTGCCAATCTAATGTATTATTATGGTCAGCAGAATTCTTGAAACGATGTTTTTTCTCTGGTTTCTCTGCTTTGCTTTCAATAGACATCGAtgaacattaattttaaaatatttttaaaatattaaaaatagtgtGTTTTTAATGCTGAACTCTGTTTTCTTATATTGCTAGAAAAGGAACTTATTTTTCTTGAATCTAATAATATGTATTAGATTATCCTTCACAAGACTGAATGGGTTCAAATAGCATTGTGGAGTAGCAAATAGCAATGGGCTATTCGTGGACCATTAAAATAGTTGCGTGGTAACGGGTTATTAACCCGTTGTTTACTTGGGCTTTTTAACGACCAGAAAAGGACTCCCTgcacagaaaaagaaaacatagaaagaaaaaaatacaaatagttAACGAAAATAAAAAGCACGTAAAGAGTGAAATGTGGGTTTAAATGCCTTAAGTACTTGATGCCGTAATTTATGCATTTGATTATCGTTCTAATGCTTAATCCACTCTGcagaaattattttctaaatagataaatatgttttttttcctcAGATTTCAGTttttagtgaaatttagaattagtcattattcaaaatttttgaccaatttagtctttcatctttagaaatgtatgaatttagtcattttaaccagattttgtatgaatttataaagatgaatgactaaattagtctaaagtttcgatgaaagactaattctaaatttcactgaaactagaaataccaaaaacatatttaaccatttttttaaatgattacatagaaaaaacatagaaaaaacACCGATAACAAATGAATTCATTTACCATCTTCCTTcctataattattttaccaaaagCAAATAATAGGAAACAAAAGGTAAAAGACATGACATTAAAGGAATGATGCATTGGTGGGTGACCAATGCAAAGTCACCATTAAGTATAACTAAGCTTGTGCCATCCATTTCCTTAAAGGTATGTGTCTCTCTATCATTAAACTATTTCTCATTATTTTGCAACCTCATGCATGGCCTTTTACCTACTATCCCTTTCAAGGTTATTATTGGAAAATTCCCTATTTAttatctttgtatttttttttcttttagaaacttacataaaatctcttttttattttaataacattagAAATTACGTCAACTCTTTtaatgtttgaaaaatattattgcaATACACACCTCTATTCCGTAAGGGTGATCATTAGtcattataaatttgaaaaacaaattcatGTACTATCTACTCCAGGAATACATGACATTAGTCATtgcaaatataaaattttttcagTTATTATAATATCTCACATGTATAAATATTGTAGGTATTGAAAAAACATGGGAGAAATTTCCAACGTGTTTTAATGGCAACATGGCAATGATTTGGGAATGTATGTCTTATATTCTGAGTTTAGATAGATATTTGGAATATCTAATTTTGCTTCAAATGGAAGAAACCTATTCACTCAGTCCACTACTTCTGCTTTTCCCAACAACTAATTATTCACctctaataatttattataccaCTTTCCTTGTGGACACTCACACTCAATAAATgccaaattataattaattacaaattttgttttaatcttaaaattgttgaaaataattatttgtttgcaaaattatataaaaaaattaaaataatatattagtcTTGAATTTTAAAGGAATAATACAAGATATCCAATagaaaaaatagaactttgtagaatcttttattattttgatgtaaccaaattttctttttctgtttttatttaccttttttatctctttttttttatcagcatgAAAGTAGCAACGAGATCATGGATAAAAGTTTTGAAGTCATTGCTGAGTGGGCGATTAGACAGTCCAAGTCAGAGTGGAGCATGTAGCGGATACGAAACCAACGGTGGAGATCGTTGCTCCATCGTCAAATCCAATGGTGAAAAAGCCCTCCGTGCAAGCACACACTTATCGACTAACAACGGTGAGGAAGGGTCCACGTGTCCAGCAGATAGAGGCTTATTAAGCCTCTGATCCAACGGACCCTGCTCATTCcattcttccattttttttctcttcactcTCTCGCTGGAAGTCAACTGAAGGCAGAGTAGAGTGTTGAATTTGTTGAGCCTTCGGAATCGGTGCTGAGTCCATGGCTGACTCGGACAACGACTCGGGGGGAGCGCAGAACGCGGGGAACAGCGGCTTCAGCGAGTTATCGCCTCGGGAACAGGACCGCTTCCTTCCAATCGCCAACGTAAGCAGGATCATGAAAAAGGCTCTGCCGGCGAACGCCAAGATCTCCAAGGACGCCAAAGAGACCGTGCAGGAATGCGTGTCGGAGTTCATAAGTTTCATTACCGGCGAAGCTTCCGACAAGTGCCAGCGCGAGAAGCGCAAGACAATCAACGGCGATGACCTTCTGTGGGCCATGACCACCTTAGGATTCGAGGACTACGTTGAGCCTCTCAAAATTTACCTCCAGCGCTTCCGCGAGATCGAGGGAGAGAAGACCGTGGCCGCGCGCGACAAGGACGCCGCCGCCGCCTCCTCCGTCAGCGGCTACGACTACTCCCCGTCCTCCGCCGCCGCCATGATGCATCATCCGGGACACGTTTACGGGTCCCCCGCGTTCCATCAAGTGAGTGCCGCTCCCGTTATGGGTAAGCCTGGAACTGGGCCTGGGCCTGGGCCCAGTTATCCTGCCCCTGGTAGACCCAGATAGATACACACATACATCCACGTGGTCCTCCATTTGCCACTCCtttttcttattactatttaatattatttttgaaatccTAAAACCGCATATGCATGACtcatcatcatcgtcatcatcatcataacaAAGACTAATGCTTCATTAATTAATTGGAGGCTTgcgttaatttatttaattaaactgTGAAGTGAAGAAAATTGAAGGAATTTTTCATTTGGGTTGTGCACGCACTCTGTAAAGTTAAGACCGTGACGAGTGGGTGGGTTAGTAATGTTACTGTTACTGTTTATTCCTATCATACTACCCTATAGTGTTTCTTAaatcttttcttatttatttatttatttttgtaccaTATGTATTATTTATCACTAttgttataattgtttatttatttacctcCAATGCAAATTCTCAAACATGTGTacataaacaacaaaacattTGTAAAGTGATCACTGTTTGCTCAATGATTTCAATCTTCAAAGGCAAATTCAAACCAAACCACAATTCTCACAAAATATCTGCTATAATGTATGATGAAATGCCACTTTTACTTTATGTCCacctttgtttttcttgttcCAGTATCTTCTTTGGGCCTTACTTTTCGTCACCGCTTTCTAGTGAAGTTGTCGTGGGTTTGCTACCAGCCCAGAAAGCCCAAAACTGTAGCGTCTGCACGTGGAATCATGTGTTTATTGGCATTTTCTTCGGCTAATCAACCTTTGATCAAATATAAAACTGGTAATTAATTACAGTTTGGAACGTTCATAAACAGATCTAATTCAGCAACAGTTGAAAAAGTAGTCTAAAATAAACCGAAAATCGATAGGATAAATcatcattttataatattaattacgTTTTTTATGagtatttgtaaaattataacatataacTTGAATctagttatgaaaaaaaataattaattaaagctatatatttttataatctgtttgaattaaaatacgtaaaaataattagtaagtTTTGTAGATTTATACCATTGTTCCTTGTAAAccaaagtataaaaaaaaatatgatacatAAACTgctattatatttattacatattttatcatttgtttaatttattttttttcaacagtAAAGATTAAGCTGaagtgttttaaattaaatcgaTGGAAAGATGTATTAAGAAAGTTAATGTAATTGTGTGGACGATTCTTTTATTCAACATCGATTGAATCTAACATTCATACAGCAGTAATTAGAGtatagatatttaatttatttttgaatgtcACCATTCTTATTTAATTTCTCATTTGGTTAAAACTAGAGAAGAAAACTACAGTATTTATAACATAATGGAATTTTCTTGGTATTTAAATCAATGGAAAAAGGGGAAAACTGCActaaaatatctattttatgttttattgtacAAAAAATTCCATTATTTATGTCCAAGGAGAtaagatatttataatttttttcaccaACTGAAGCAAAAGATATTTTCCAATCGTTGTTGAAATAAGAAAGATTGTGACGCTATGTAACCTTGTCCATCTTCTTCTCTCTCCTCATCTTCTATCCCCATTTGGCATCACAGTATCCAAAATCGAATCTTTTGGTCGAACCATGGCTTGCTCCACCTTCCTCTGCCCCGTAGCTTCTAGCTTCTCACAAAAACCACTTCAATCCACCTTTCTGCATTCCTCCGTCAACCCCTCTTTTCTCACACTCAACATTCTTCCAAAGAAATTCAGAAAACCCCACCAACTCAGAAGCCTTGTGGTGGCCAAATCCAATGGCAGTGACTCTGCCGATGTTCCTGACCGTTTGATTTCAGCACTCTGTTACTTTTACCCTTTCTTCGATGGCATACAGTATGGAAAGTACGTTATCACTCAGTTCTATCCTGTTCAGGCCATTATTCAACCACTGGTCCCTGCAATAAGAGTTTTCAAGAGCTTCCCCTTTAACGGGTTCCTAGTGTTTTTGACCCTTTATTTTGTTGTGGTGAGAAACCCCAATTTCAGTAGGTATGTGAGGTTCAACACTATGCAAGCCATTGTCCTTGATGTGCTGTTGATTTTCCCTGACCTCTTGGAAAGAGGGTTTAATCCCAGAGATGGGTTGGGGTTGGATTTGATGATGAGTTTGGATAGCACCGTGTTCTTTTTCCTCTTGGTGTGCTTGATTTATGGTTCTTCTTCGTGCTTGGTGGGTCAAATCCCCAGATTGCCCATTGTTGCTGAGGCAGCTGACAGGCAGGTTCTTTGAATCACCAACCcccattattcataatttactTGTATAGCAAAGCAACTTAAGCCTAGGTAGTGGAAAAGTTTGCTTTTTCACTTCCTTAATAGCTGTAGAAACCTTCTGCGAAACGCATTTTAGTTGTTTATTACATTTCTGGATTCTAGTATGTCTTTCTATATCGGGATTGGATTGTCGCAAGACGATGAGAAGCTTCCCTTTCTAcattttaattgaattcaaTGTTATTTCTCTCTGGATTTACTGAATGTTTATGGTTTTTCAGTTTTCACGTTTCTCGCACACAAAGACACATCAACTTATTAGTTCTTACATTGTTAGGTTTTAGTTTGAGCTATCTGAGAGTTCAGATATCAGAGTAGTGTTTTTTACAGTGGTAAGGGTGGAGGAGGCACAAATAAAGGTACTCTGCTATGTTGAATATTTTTCTGTACATGTTTTTTGTATAGCCATTTGATAAACTTTTCTACATATGATGGAGGCAAGGCAACCAAAAGAAATTGTTTGCTGCATACATAAATAGCAATGCAGCATGTAGCTGTGGATGGTATTAAACTATTAATGTCGATTTTCTCTGCTTTTTGCTGAAAGCTTGACCAAATTTTTTATGTTGCTGTTATTTGAAAAGTTAGTAAATATTGAAGTACGCAGATCCCTATACTAGATCTCAATG from Vigna unguiculata cultivar IT97K-499-35 chromosome 8, ASM411807v1, whole genome shotgun sequence encodes:
- the LOC114193802 gene encoding uncharacterized protein LOC114193802; this translates as MIMVKVTKQQICHKLCSNFCSLLSPILLVLVLLFSLFIFFSLSESSPSLLTLLIALLSTMFLVTMTKKKGFLHENLVQDNQKKLEVELSLGDITTQQSETAQNQVEAKSESSFLLDSESRNITDKGFELIAEEYEQQADPKSDTSLPSDSESNTSSTMSEESTEIRHCRNQNLGISDKLAFDSDDYDEDEDGLIEIKLPNNHFSELWPECFFKQQGFTELLAEINEMNEDENLIEIDIYKGSTKHQDLRLEKELVC
- the LOC114195453 gene encoding protein TIC 20-v, chloroplastic, translating into MACSTFLCPVASSFSQKPLQSTFLHSSVNPSFLTLNILPKKFRKPHQLRSLVVAKSNGSDSADVPDRLISALCYFYPFFDGIQYGKYVITQFYPVQAIIQPLVPAIRVFKSFPFNGFLVFLTLYFVVVRNPNFSRYVRFNTMQAIVLDVLLIFPDLLERGFNPRDGLGLDLMMSLDSTVFFFLLVCLIYGSSSCLVGQIPRLPIVAEAADRQVL
- the LOC114193521 gene encoding nuclear transcription factor Y subunit B-3-like, with translation MADSDNDSGGAQNAGNSGFSELSPREQDRFLPIANVSRIMKKALPANAKISKDAKETVQECVSEFISFITGEASDKCQREKRKTINGDDLLWAMTTLGFEDYVEPLKIYLQRFREIEGEKTVAARDKDAAAASSVSGYDYSPSSAAAMMHHPGHVYGSPAFHQVSAAPVMGKPGTGPGPGPSYPAPGRPR